A window of Maioricimonas rarisocia genomic DNA:
TGATCGGTGGTTAGAGGAGAAGCCGCCGGACCGTTCCAACCGGGCCGGGATCTACAACGCGGCTACGGAGTTGTCGCCCGATCGCCAATCTGACGAACGTGGCATCCGCTGAACAGAAGGGGGCGAACAATGCCGGGATTTCTTATCTTCGACGAGCTTGGAATCGACCCGGACATGCCTTTCGCCTCGGCGGCGAAGACTGCATTGTCCATGCTGCCGGGCAGCTGGATGCTGCACGGGCTGGGTGGTGAATACAACGTCGACGTCGACCCGATCGCCGAGATCAACAAGACGCTCGACGGCGGCGGTCATCTGGGAAGCATGGCGTCGAGCGCCGAAGGGGCCGCGGAGTCGGCTGCCGAAGGGGATGCCGTCGGCGCCATCGATGGTGCTCTGGGAGTGGTCGGCGAATTCTGGGACGCCTACCAGGGTTGGATTCCGGTTGTCAGTGTCAGCCAGACAGTACCGTCGGCCGCCGAGCAGGCCCGCGAAGCGGCCATGAGCCAGCTCGAGCGGTTCCAGCAGGAAACGATGGAGCGGACCACCGCAGTGGCGCAGCAGGTCGGTCGCGAAGCCGCCGAGCAGGTCCTGCGAACCAACGGCCCCAACGGCGACGCCAACCCGGCGACCCGGGGGACATCCGGCAGCGTGCCGGACGCGGTCACAGGCTTCCGCAGTATCGACGGTGTCGATCGTATCACGGCGGAAATTCAGCTCGACGTTTCGTTCCCGCGTCTGCTGAAGGCGGCGCTCAAGGAGAAGCCGGCCAAGGTGTTCGACGCCGCCGAACTTCATCTGTGCACCGTGTCGACCGTCGATCTGCGTCAGCTCACATTTAACTCCGACAGCACGGCAGCAAGACTGATCCGGACGCTCGTCGGCTTCCACCTGTTCAACGTCGTGCCGTACCTGTCGATCAGCATGCGTGACGTGCAGATCATGGAGGTCAGCTACAACCTGCTGGGCGATGCCGAGGGATCGGTCCCGACGGCCAATGTGAACCTGCGATTCGAAGAGGTCACATGGACCTATCACGTGATCAACGGTTCAAACATGAACCTGTACAACATTGACTTCAACTATGATATCCGCAAGCGGAAGCCGCCTTCCGGAGGCTTCTCGCTGGGCTCGATGATCAACCCCTTTGCCTGAGACGGAGCGATCTCGCCGGTCTGCCGCGTCCGGCTGTGCGGCGGCCGGAAAACGTTATGACTGCTGACTGGACGGTCCTGCATTGACTCGTGCAGGACTCTCGCGTCCCCACTGCCGAGTCGTCGCTGCAACAGGGTGAGGCCCTTCCGACCCCGCTGTAAAGGCACCTCATGTTCTTCTCGGATCCCAAATTCATCCAGGACAACTGCGATCTGCTGATCGACAGCCCGCTGGATGAAAACGATCTTCTGCTGACGGCGCTGGATGCGGACGAGGCGATCTCGCGGCCCTTTCAGTTCAGTCTCGGCATGCTCTCCGAGGAACTGTCGATCGACCCAGAGGACCTGATCGGCAAACCACTGTCGATTACCGTCAAGCCGCGCAAGCCGGATGACGGCATGCTCAGCCTGCTGTTCAGCAAGAAGGAGGCGCGCTTCTTCCACGGAATCGTGTCGTCGTTCTCGGCCGGCGTTGCCGTCAAACGTGAGGACAGCGACGCCCGGGGGTTTCGCGTCTACCACGCAACGCTGGTGCCGCGGTTGTGGTTTCTCAGCCATAGCACGAACTGCCGCATCTTTCAGGAAAAGACGCCTCTGCAGATCATCGAGACCGTCCTGGAAGAGCAGGGGTTCCGCCCCCGCCGCGACTACAGCATCAGTGACGTACGGGGTCCACTGGCAAAGCGGAAGTGGGACTATTGCGTGCAGTACCGGGAAAGTGACCTGAACTTTCTCTCCCGGCTGATGGAACAACTGGGGATCTACTACTACTTCGAACATGAGGACAGTGGACATACGCTGGTTCTCACCGACAAGGAACAGCTCTCCACCGACACGATCGACGTGATCTACAAACCGTTCTCGAACATCATCGACGAGGACAACCAGGTCACGATGTGGGAGCACCGCTACGGCTTCGAGTCGGGCAAGGTTTCGACGACCGATTTCGACTACCGCAACTCCTCGACCAATCTGCTCGCCTCGGCCAGCTCCAAGAAGTCCGATGCCAGCAGAGACTACGAGCGGTTCGACTACCCCGGGTACTACCAGACGACGAAAGCGGATCAGTTCGGCACGACAAAAGACGGCAAGAACATCGCCGAAATCCACATGCAGGCGCTCGACTCGCAGCGGCACATCATTCGGGGCGCCAGCGTCGCCCGCGAACTGATGCCGGGCCTGCGAATCGAGATGGAGTACCTGGGGCTCGACGACGAGGACGGGGAGAAGTATCTCCTGACGTCATTGCAGCACCGGTATCGCCAGAACGTCATTCCGGTGATGGGGCGTCTCGGCACGACGGACTACAACAATTCGTTCACCTGCATTCCCGACCGCACCCCCTTCCGACCGCCACGCGTCACCCAGCGCCCCGTGGTCGAAGGCCCGCAGACGGCCATCGTCATCGGCACCAAGGCGTTCGACGCGAAGACGAAGAGCGATCAGGAGGTGATGACCGACAAGTATGGCCGCGTGAAGGTGCAGTTTCACTGGGACCGCCGCCAGGGGGATGGCGAGAAGCCCTACGAAAACAGCTCCTGCTGGATTCGGGTCTCGCAGGGACACAGCGGCGCCGGCTGGGGCATGATCAACATTCCCCGCAAGGGGGAAGAAGTGATCGTGGACTTCATCGAAGGAGATCCCGATCAGCCGATCATTACCGGTCGCGTCTATAACGCGCAGAACAAGCTGCCGTACCGGCTCGACGACGATAACGAGAAAGACAACATTTACATCAGCGGGTTCAAGACCCGCAGCAGTCCGCAAGGCGACGTCACCAAGAACTACAACGAACTGCGTTTTCAGGACAAGAAGGGGAAGGAGCACATCTACTTCCATGCCGAACGGGACTTCACCCGCGTCGTGGAGAATAAGGATGTGCTGATCGTCAGCGACGAGAAAGAGATCACACAGAAACGGATCGACAAGGTCACGAAGGATACCGCGAAGGGTAGCCAGACGATCGAGATCTACAAGAACCGGACGGTCACGATCCTGAGCGGCGACGAGAAGTTCAACGTCGACGAAGGGAACCGGACGGTCACGATCAAGAAGGGCAACGACCATACCGAAGTCGAAGAGGGAAAGCGGACTGCGAAGATCAGCAAGGGCAACGACGAGATCGAAGTCAGCAAAGGCGACCGGATCATCAATGTCAAGAAGGGCGAACACAAGCTCGACGTCGCCCAGGACATTTCGATCACCTCGGGAAAGAACGTCGACATCCAGGCCGGCAACAACTCGATCACGCTCAAGGTCGGCCAGTCGAAAATCCAGATGAAGAGCGACGGGACGATTACGATCTCAGGCAACAAGATCACCCTCAACGGCATGAAGATCGCTCTGAAAGGCAAGCAGAGCGTGCAGATCGACGCGATGCAGACCGTCAAGATCAAGGCGCTGCAGAAGACCAAGGTCGAAGGAACCCTCGGGCTCGAACTGGCCGGTCTGAAAGTCGACGGCAAAGGCCAGCTGATGTCGACGCTGAAAGGTGGACTGATGGCCGAAGTCAAGGCGGGCGCCCTGGCCAAGGTCAAGGGAGCCATCACGTTCGTCGGTTAGCAGCGGGCGGAGCCGATCGCCGCGCTGCCCGCAGGAGCTGCAGGCAGTGGGCGGCCACTACGCCTTCGCCAATCCGTCGGTCCGCGTCCGGAACTCGTCCAGTTCGCTGGAGATGTCGAGCGCCCGATCGATTTCCCGTTCGCTCCGCCGCAGCGACGAACGGCTCAGCGCCCGCCGGGCCGCCGCGACAGCCAGATCCGTCCTGCTCTCCAGCGGTTTGCTGTCCACCTCGATGTTGGCCACCGTGTCGGCAATAAACCTGCCACTCTCGAATTCCTTGCCGATCGCCGACAAAACGTTGTCCACTTCCCCGAGACGCTTGAGCAGCTTCGTCAGTGCTCCCTTCACGTCCTGCAGGGCCCGCTGATTGACGCTCGCGTCGCTCCGGAGCTTGCGGAACTCGGCAACCGCCTCCTTGTTCTGTTTGGCGAGCTTTGCTGCAATTTCGTTCCGGTTCTGACCGGCATCGGAGAGGGCGGTTCCCAGCTTGCGGGCGGATTCTTCGAGACCGTCGCTGAGCTTCTCGAACTCCCGACGGCGGCGTTCCCGAACCTCGCCGGCCTCCGGCGTCTCCTTGCGGGGGTACATCTCGTCCAGCAGGTCCGAGATCTCGGTCGATTGCTGGGCGAACCTGGTGTAATTGTCGGCGACGCCCTTGCGGGCCGACTCGTAGTCCCGTTCGGCCTTCTGCAGATCCTTGAGGGTGTCCTGCAGGCTGGAAGTCAGATCGCTGGAACCGGAGTCATCCGGCAGGTCGAGTTTGAAGTTGGCGAATTGGCACCGCACCGCTTTGACATCGAAACTGACCCCCGCATTCTCGATCAGCTTCTTGAAGACCGGCTTCTTGCGGATCATCCCATCGAGGGCGGACTTCGCAGCCGCCTTGATCGCCGGTTCGATCTCCGACTGCAAGTCGTCAAAATACGAGTTGATACTGTCGAAGACGTCCTGGGCCTTCTTGGTGTCGTTCTTCCGCTGCGCATTGAAAAACTCGCGATCCCAGGCGGCAAGGTTCTTCGCAGTCTGTTCGGCAAATGTATTGACGGATTTCTCGACTTCGGCTGCGACGGCCTGCTGGAGATCCTGTGAAAGGAACTGTGGCACATCGGAGAAGACAACATCGCCCCCTGTAAACGACTGTGCCTTGGGCAGAGTAATGCCAAGGTTGCCGGTCGTCGCCAGCAGGTTCTTCTGAGCTTTCGGCAGTCGATAGACCAGCTTCGAAGAATCGGTGAGGTCTTCGTACCAGTCTTCGAATTCGGCGAGATCCTGCTGGACCTTCGCACGGACGGACTGGACTTCCGACTTCAGTTCGTTGAGCCGGTCGTTGGCCCCGCGGATGTTCTCGAGACGTTCTTCGCGACCGACCTGAACGCCCGCTTTCCCCTTCTGTTTGTCCCGCTTGGCCGACACGTCGAAGCGCGTCACCTTTTTCCGCCTGGCCGTCTCGATCAGCTTCAGCGTGTTGTCACACTCTTTGACAATCTCTTCGAGACTCGACTTGCGCTTCTCGAACTCCCGCTTCTCGGTCGGCATATCCGACTTCGGGAGCTTGCTGACGAGCCCCTGGATTTTCTTGACTGCCGCGAAGACCTCGGGGATTTCCTTCTTCAGCGGGATGTCCTTGACCCCCTGTGCCTTTTTTGCCACGCGATCAAGCGGCGTGGTGGACACCTCGAAGCTGAACGGCTTTTTCATATCAGGCCTCGCAAGGCCGCCTGCCGCGTCGAACCCGACGTCACGCAAGCAGCAGTCCCATTCCCGCCAGTTCTCCGATCCGTACATCGAGCTGTTGCTCGAGAACACCGGCGATCGTTTCGGGATCGTCGATGGGTTCGCCATCCCGCGTCGCGACGATTGTACCGTCGACGTGCAGCTGGCGCAGCGCCTCAATAAGAGCGGCGCGGTCATGTTCTCCATCGAGCCGCCAAAGCAGGTGCGCATTCAGCGTATCCAGCTTCACCTGATCGTGCCCGAGCGTCGTCACGCAACCGTTCGGTTCGGCCTGCAGGCGGGCCAGCGGACTGGCGAGTGGCCGGTCACCCGGTTCGGTAACGAATGGAGTGGGGCTGACGCGAAGGTCGATCAGATGGTCGCAGAAACACTTGAAGATCGAGTCCCGCAGATCTTCCGCCTCGGACTCGAGCACGGATGTTTCCTGAAGCCCGTACCTCCGCCCTTCAATCGTCGAACGGGCCCTGCGAAGAAGTTCCGGGAAGTGAATCGCCTGCGGAAAGGCGGTGGCCAGCGCCCAGAAAGCGGCTTTCTGCAACGGCGAGTGTGCCGTCGCCACGACGCCGCTGGAGGACTGAAACTGCATCGCTTCGCCGGAATGCAGATCGATGTCTGCCGACATCGGGCGGAGAAACGACCGCACGTACATGTCCGCGACGAAATCGGAATTCAGTCGGCGATCCAGTGAGACGTCCTCGTGACAGAGCAGCGTCTGCCGGAACAGCCGGTTCCGCACAAAGTCCATGTACTGTTCCATCTCGACGATGTCGCGACCGATCTCGCCGAGCGTTTCCGCCACGGAGTCGGGGAAGTCGTTGGCGAGCATCGTGCCGAAGTTCGCCTCGCCGAGAAAGCGGAGCTGGCTTCGACCGGCCCGTTCGACGAACTGATGGAAGTACAGCGGTTCGTTGTGCGTTTCGAGCGACTCGTGGTAGATGTACGAGTCGGCCCAGTTCTGCATGCTTTCGAGTTCGCGGGTAAGCAGCAGACGATACGGATTGTCGTCGCCTCCCGGCACGGACTCGGCGAGGAAGTTGATCAACGCCCGGGCCTGCTCGATGCGGGTCGTCGCGTCGGAAAACTGCCGCGTGTGGAACAGCATCATGTCCCGCAGCATGCCCCGCATGTGCCAGCCGGGGTACGTGTTGTAGCTGACGTACGCAATCCCCTGCGGCGTGAGCCACCTGCGGATGATCTCGAAGATGCGATCCTGAACTTCGCGAGGCACCCACGAAAACACGCCGTGGGCGATGACGTAGTCAAACTGACCGTGCTCGTCGCCCAGGTCCATGATGTCCTGCTGCAGCAGCGTGATATTGGAAAGCTGCAGTTCGCTCAGCAGGCCCAGCCCCTTGTCGATCTGCCGTTGGGAAAGATCGATGCCGACGAACTCACTGCCGGGCAACTCGATCGCCATCGGGATCAGATTCCCGCCGTCGGTGCACCCCAGTTCGAGCACGCGGCAGGCATCCACCGCGGGAGGCTGCATGCCGAAAAGTCGGCCGATCGTGGCCAGCCGATCCGGGTGCGTCTGTGGAAACGGAGAACCGGGATAGGGGAGTTCGTCGTAGCTGTTCGTTGACGCTTCCGACATCAGGGCAGGGGACTCCAGGAAGAATGATCGCTCTCACCCGCCGGCGGGGGGCAGAGCATCTACCGCCAATCGGCATGCCGCCGGCTAACCGTTCAGCAGCGCCGCCAGTTCCGGGTCCATCCCGTCGTCATCATCGTCGTCGTCGTCCGCGTCATCAGGTGAGGAGGACGTGTTCGAGCCCCCCAGGAGGGCCGCCAGTTCCGGATCCATGCCTTCGTCAGCATCGTCGCTGGAGGCGTCCGCCTTCGAATCGTCACTGCTGCCGCCGCCAAGCAGTGCCGCCAGCTCGGGATCCATCCCGTCATCGTCGTCCGATTTGGGTTCGGTCTTCGTTCCCTCGGAGGCCGACGAACCGCCGCCAAGCAATGCGGCCAGTTCGGGGTCCATGCCGTCGTCAGCGGCAGGAGCGGCAGGAGCGGCAGGCGCGGGCTCAGGAGACGACGGAGCGGCGGCGGGAGCCGAAGCGGCCGGCTGTGCCGGTGCGGCTCCGGTGGCGGCCGGTTCGGAAGGACTCGCAGCGGCGGGCGCTTTTGTCACGGGACCATCGCCGGCAGGAGCTTTGGCCCAGGCCCCGCACAGCCGGGGGTCGCCAGCCCGCAGGGACCGCATTTGTGGGATCTGAATCGAATCCCGCCCCTTCACCGCCTGCAGGGGAATGATGCCGAGGCTGGCCGCCATCTCGCCTGCGGCGAGCGCAAACCGCTTCTCGCTGCAGACGGTGTCCGGCTCACCTTCCGCATCGCGATAGACGTAGAGAGGCATCTTGTCGAGGACGTGCCCGGCGTTGGGGTCGAACTCCCATTTCCCCTCCTTGAGGAAGCTCCCGACGACCAGGGCCGCGGTGAAGACGGCCGGGCTGCCCCACAGGCAGCAGCCGGGAAAGCCGTCGAGATGAAACTCCTCGAAGTTGAAGTGCTCGGTCGACTTGCCGTTCTCGCCATACGGCATCCGGACCAGAAAGCCGGGCGTCGCCAGCGCGAGGTACGAAGCCGCCCGTAGCGAGCGTAGCTGGTTCCACGCGGCGGCCAGCTCTTCGTCCTTGTTTTTGAAGTCCTCGTCGAGCAGTCGCGCGTTGATGGCGGAGAGAAACGGCGCGTTCAACCGTTCGCCGATCTTCCCCACGCGCCCGAGCAGCTCGAAATGGACCGGGTGGTAGTCGAATTCGTAACGGCCGATCAGCATCGACCAGGGCTCGCCGTCGACACCCTCCGCGGTGTTGCTGACCAGCAGGCGGTACAGGCCGGTCTCCTGCAGATCGTCGGTGGCAGCGAGATCGGCGGCGATCTCCTCGGCACTGACGTCGAAGAGGAACACCTTGACCTTCATCCCCTTGTCGACGCGTCGCAGCAACCATTCCAGCTCGCCCCAGATGCCTTCCAGTGCCTGAAAGTCCGGGTGATGGATCAGCTCGCGCGTTGCAGCGTTGAGCGCCTCGGCCGCGGCCGCCTGCAGGTCGTCCTTCGACGGTGGATCGGCAGCAGCCGGCTCCTTCATGAAGCGCGCACAGAGTGATTCGAGCAGGGGGCCGGTGTCGAGAGCCTCGGCATCGGCGGGAACAGACGGCGTCCCCTGCAGGGAGGCCAGATCGGAACGCGCATCGACCACCGGAATCCGCGTCGCCCGCGAGCGATCCTTCGACCGCGGCGTTTCATCCGGCACCGACCACTTGTTGAACAGTTTGACGGCTTTCTCGACCGAGCGGTCGATCCGCCGACCGATGCCCGCCACGTCGTCGATCATGTCGACGCGGTCATAGAATTCGTCGATGTCGAAGTCGTCGCGGGATTCGAAGGCGAGTTCGACGACCGAGCGTCCGCCGGCGATCGGAACCCGCAGCTTCGGCGAGAAACTCTCGAACACGTCGTCGAGTGAGTCGAAGTCGACACGAACCGGCTTGCGTGAGGCGAGATCGTCGCCGATCGCCAGTTCGCCCCGGTTGGCCCGGCCGGAGAAGTCGCCGAGGATCGCAAGGCGGAAGGCCGAGCCGGGCGTGCTTCCGCCGCTGTCCGCTCCTCCGAAGTTTCCGAAAGAGAGTTCGTATTCCATGGTGCTCACCCCGGACAGGCACTCATTGCTGGACGGTGAAAACGGGTGTGAGCCGTGCAGGAAGAGTCACCCTGCAGGCCCAGTGACGTGGCGAATCGCTGTCAACTGTCTTGTACCCTGCGGGACGACAGAGGGACAACCCCCAGTTGCCGATCAGGCGACCGTCCCGCGGACTCGGCCGGTCGCGGGATGAACAGCGCACACTGCAGCATGACGTCGTGGCGGGAACCATCGGGCATCGAGTGGCCTGTCGCTGCCGATCGAGTGCGAACTCAGGAATCGCGCGAGCGCAGGCGAATCAGGTACGACAGCAGGCCGGCCGCCAGACCCAGCACGAACGCCAGTACGAACGGGAGCATCAGCGAACGCTCGTACTCAGTGGGGCGGTTGTCGATATGCGGCAGCCGGCTCAGCGGGAGGCCGTCACCAATCGCCCCTTCGAGCTGCGCGTCTTTCAGTGTCATCTGCCCGTGGGCGACACGACTGCCGTCGTCGCCGAACCGGTAGTAGTAGACGGGAAATCGCCCGTTGTCGCGAAAGTAGACGGTCGTTCCCGGTGGCCCTTTCTGAACGATGGGAGGGAGCGCATCTTCCACCGTCTCTGTCAGCTTTCGTGTCGCGACATTCGACGGGAGAATCCCGCGATCTCTGAGCACGTCGAGCGTCAGATAGCCGGAGCAGACGATCGCGAATCCGAGCCAGAAGGATCGCACCGGCTGCCGAGTGGCTACGGCGAGACAGCCCGCGCAGAGGATCGCCAGCAGGATCCCGTTGACGACGCCCGTAGCGACTCTGGGTGACGGGTAGGCGAGAGCAGCGATCGCAGCTGCCAACGCCGACGCGGCAGCGACGGCTGGCGGGATGACGGATTTCGCGGACATGGTGTCCCCTCTGTTCGATTGGCGAAGCGGCCGGCAGTTCGACGGCCAGCATTGACTGTATTCGGCCGGCGGCCGCATGCCAGCTGATTGTCCGGCGTTCCCCCAGAACGTCTGACGGCCGACCTGGCAGAGCAGCGGTTGGCCGGGACTGAAACCCGCGACGTGAGCCTCCCCCCAGGGGGCGAATTCAGCCTGGCCCGGCATGCGTGCAACCGGTCTGCGGTGCGCGCTGCCGGCGTCGGGAC
This region includes:
- a CDS encoding type VI secretion system tube protein Hcp; this translates as MPGFLIFDELGIDPDMPFASAAKTALSMLPGSWMLHGLGGEYNVDVDPIAEINKTLDGGGHLGSMASSAEGAAESAAEGDAVGAIDGALGVVGEFWDAYQGWIPVVSVSQTVPSAAEQAREAAMSQLERFQQETMERTTAVAQQVGREAAEQVLRTNGPNGDANPATRGTSGSVPDAVTGFRSIDGVDRITAEIQLDVSFPRLLKAALKEKPAKVFDAAELHLCTVSTVDLRQLTFNSDSTAARLIRTLVGFHLFNVVPYLSISMRDVQIMEVSYNLLGDAEGSVPTANVNLRFEEVTWTYHVINGSNMNLYNIDFNYDIRKRKPPSGGFSLGSMINPFA
- a CDS encoding type VI secretion system Vgr family protein, with the translated sequence MFFSDPKFIQDNCDLLIDSPLDENDLLLTALDADEAISRPFQFSLGMLSEELSIDPEDLIGKPLSITVKPRKPDDGMLSLLFSKKEARFFHGIVSSFSAGVAVKREDSDARGFRVYHATLVPRLWFLSHSTNCRIFQEKTPLQIIETVLEEQGFRPRRDYSISDVRGPLAKRKWDYCVQYRESDLNFLSRLMEQLGIYYYFEHEDSGHTLVLTDKEQLSTDTIDVIYKPFSNIIDEDNQVTMWEHRYGFESGKVSTTDFDYRNSSTNLLASASSKKSDASRDYERFDYPGYYQTTKADQFGTTKDGKNIAEIHMQALDSQRHIIRGASVARELMPGLRIEMEYLGLDDEDGEKYLLTSLQHRYRQNVIPVMGRLGTTDYNNSFTCIPDRTPFRPPRVTQRPVVEGPQTAIVIGTKAFDAKTKSDQEVMTDKYGRVKVQFHWDRRQGDGEKPYENSSCWIRVSQGHSGAGWGMINIPRKGEEVIVDFIEGDPDQPIITGRVYNAQNKLPYRLDDDNEKDNIYISGFKTRSSPQGDVTKNYNELRFQDKKGKEHIYFHAERDFTRVVENKDVLIVSDEKEITQKRIDKVTKDTAKGSQTIEIYKNRTVTILSGDEKFNVDEGNRTVTIKKGNDHTEVEEGKRTAKISKGNDEIEVSKGDRIINVKKGEHKLDVAQDISITSGKNVDIQAGNNSITLKVGQSKIQMKSDGTITISGNKITLNGMKIALKGKQSVQIDAMQTVKIKALQKTKVEGTLGLELAGLKVDGKGQLMSTLKGGLMAEVKAGALAKVKGAITFVG
- a CDS encoding methyltransferase regulatory domain-containing protein, yielding MSEASTNSYDELPYPGSPFPQTHPDRLATIGRLFGMQPPAVDACRVLELGCTDGGNLIPMAIELPGSEFVGIDLSQRQIDKGLGLLSELQLSNITLLQQDIMDLGDEHGQFDYVIAHGVFSWVPREVQDRIFEIIRRWLTPQGIAYVSYNTYPGWHMRGMLRDMMLFHTRQFSDATTRIEQARALINFLAESVPGGDDNPYRLLLTRELESMQNWADSYIYHESLETHNEPLYFHQFVERAGRSQLRFLGEANFGTMLANDFPDSVAETLGEIGRDIVEMEQYMDFVRNRLFRQTLLCHEDVSLDRRLNSDFVADMYVRSFLRPMSADIDLHSGEAMQFQSSSGVVATAHSPLQKAAFWALATAFPQAIHFPELLRRARSTIEGRRYGLQETSVLESEAEDLRDSIFKCFCDHLIDLRVSPTPFVTEPGDRPLASPLARLQAEPNGCVTTLGHDQVKLDTLNAHLLWRLDGEHDRAALIEALRQLHVDGTIVATRDGEPIDDPETIAGVLEQQLDVRIGELAGMGLLLA
- a CDS encoding type VI secretion system contractile sheath domain-containing protein: MEYELSFGNFGGADSGGSTPGSAFRLAILGDFSGRANRGELAIGDDLASRKPVRVDFDSLDDVFESFSPKLRVPIAGGRSVVELAFESRDDFDIDEFYDRVDMIDDVAGIGRRIDRSVEKAVKLFNKWSVPDETPRSKDRSRATRIPVVDARSDLASLQGTPSVPADAEALDTGPLLESLCARFMKEPAAADPPSKDDLQAAAAEALNAATRELIHHPDFQALEGIWGELEWLLRRVDKGMKVKVFLFDVSAEEIAADLAATDDLQETGLYRLLVSNTAEGVDGEPWSMLIGRYEFDYHPVHFELLGRVGKIGERLNAPFLSAINARLLDEDFKNKDEELAAAWNQLRSLRAASYLALATPGFLVRMPYGENGKSTEHFNFEEFHLDGFPGCCLWGSPAVFTAALVVGSFLKEGKWEFDPNAGHVLDKMPLYVYRDAEGEPDTVCSEKRFALAAGEMAASLGIIPLQAVKGRDSIQIPQMRSLRAGDPRLCGAWAKAPAGDGPVTKAPAAASPSEPAATGAAPAQPAASAPAAAPSSPEPAPAAPAAPAADDGMDPELAALLGGGSSASEGTKTEPKSDDDDGMDPELAALLGGGSSDDSKADASSDDADEGMDPELAALLGGSNTSSSPDDADDDDDDDDGMDPELAALLNG